From Candoia aspera isolate rCanAsp1 chromosome 4, rCanAsp1.hap2, whole genome shotgun sequence, a single genomic window includes:
- the HNRNPA2B1 gene encoding heterogeneous nuclear ribonucleoproteins A2/B1 isoform X2: MPRGDRESDWREKEQFRKLFIGGLSFETTEESLRNYYEQWGKLTDCVVMRDPASKRSRGFGFVTFSSMAEVDAAMAARPHSIDGRVVEPKRAVAREESGKPGAHVTVKKLFVGGIKEDTEEHHLRDYFSEYGKIDTIEIITDRQSGKKRGFGFVTFDDHDPVDKIVLQKYHTINGHNAEVRKALSRQEMQEVQSSRSGRGGNFGFGDSRGGGGNFGPGPGSNFRGGSDGYGGGRGFGDGYNGYGGGPGGGNFGGSPGYGGGRGGYGGGGPGYGNQGGGYGGGYDNYGGGNYGGGNYNDFGNYNQQPSNYGPMKSGNFGGSRNMGGPYGGGNYGPGGSGGSGGYGGRSRY, encoded by the exons TTATGAGCAATGGGGAAAATTAACAGATTGTGTG GTAATGAGAGATCCTGCAAGCAAACGCTCACGAGGATTTggttttgtgacattttcatcTATGGCTGAAGTTGACGCAGCAATGGCTGCCAGGCCTCATTCAATTGATGGAAGAGTAGTTGAACCAAAAAGAGCTGTAGCCAGAGAG GAATCTGGGAAACCTGGAGCTCATGTTActgtaaaaaaattatttgttggTGGAATTAAAGAAGACACTGAAGAACATCACCTCAGAGACTACTTCTCAGAATATGGAAAAATTGACACAATTGAAATAATTACAGATAGACAATCTGGCAAAAAGAGAGGCTTTGGATTTGTAACTTTTGATGACCATGATCCTGTGGATAAAATTGTGT TGCAGAAATACCATACAATCAACGGACATAATGCAGAAGTAAGAAAAGCTTTATCAAGGCAAGAAATGCAAGAAGTTCAGAGCTCAAGGAGTGGAAGGGGAG gtAATTTTGGCTTTGGAGACTCACGTGGAGGTGGTGGAAACTTTGGTCCAGGACCAGGAAGTAACTTCAGAGGTGGATCTG ATGGCTATGGAGGTGGTCGTGGATTTGGTGATGGATACAATGGATATGGTGGGGGACCAGGAG GTGGCAATTTTGGAGGCAGTCCTGGttatggaggaggaagaggtggatATGGTGGAGGAGGACCTGGGTATGGCAACCAGGGTGGGGGCTACGGAGGTGGCTATGACAACTATGGAGGAG GCAATTATGGAGGTGGAAATTACAATGACTTTGGAAACTACAACCAACAGCCTTCAAACTATGGTCCAATGAAGAGTGGAAATTTTGGTGGAAGCAGGAACATGGGAGGACCATATGGTGGAG GAAACTATGGtcctggaggaagtggaggaAGTGGGGGATATGGAGGGAGGAGTCGTTATTGA
- the HNRNPA2B1 gene encoding heterogeneous nuclear ribonucleoproteins A2/B1 isoform X3: MLTASEREKEQFRKLFIGGLSFETTEESLRNYYEQWGKLTDCVVMRDPASKRSRGFGFVTFSSMAEVDAAMAARPHSIDGRVVEPKRAVAREESGKPGAHVTVKKLFVGGIKEDTEEHHLRDYFSEYGKIDTIEIITDRQSGKKRGFGFVTFDDHDPVDKIVLQKYHTINGHNAEVRKALSRQEMQEVQSSRSGRGGNFGFGDSRGGGGNFGPGPGSNFRGGSDGYGGGRGFGDGYNGYGGGPGGGNFGGSPGYGGGRGGYGGGGPGYGNQGGGYGGGYDNYGGGNYGGGNYNDFGNYNQQPSNYGPMKSGNFGGSRNMGGPYGGGNYGPGGSGGSGGYGGRSRY, from the exons TTATGAGCAATGGGGAAAATTAACAGATTGTGTG GTAATGAGAGATCCTGCAAGCAAACGCTCACGAGGATTTggttttgtgacattttcatcTATGGCTGAAGTTGACGCAGCAATGGCTGCCAGGCCTCATTCAATTGATGGAAGAGTAGTTGAACCAAAAAGAGCTGTAGCCAGAGAG GAATCTGGGAAACCTGGAGCTCATGTTActgtaaaaaaattatttgttggTGGAATTAAAGAAGACACTGAAGAACATCACCTCAGAGACTACTTCTCAGAATATGGAAAAATTGACACAATTGAAATAATTACAGATAGACAATCTGGCAAAAAGAGAGGCTTTGGATTTGTAACTTTTGATGACCATGATCCTGTGGATAAAATTGTGT TGCAGAAATACCATACAATCAACGGACATAATGCAGAAGTAAGAAAAGCTTTATCAAGGCAAGAAATGCAAGAAGTTCAGAGCTCAAGGAGTGGAAGGGGAG gtAATTTTGGCTTTGGAGACTCACGTGGAGGTGGTGGAAACTTTGGTCCAGGACCAGGAAGTAACTTCAGAGGTGGATCTG ATGGCTATGGAGGTGGTCGTGGATTTGGTGATGGATACAATGGATATGGTGGGGGACCAGGAG GTGGCAATTTTGGAGGCAGTCCTGGttatggaggaggaagaggtggatATGGTGGAGGAGGACCTGGGTATGGCAACCAGGGTGGGGGCTACGGAGGTGGCTATGACAACTATGGAGGAG GCAATTATGGAGGTGGAAATTACAATGACTTTGGAAACTACAACCAACAGCCTTCAAACTATGGTCCAATGAAGAGTGGAAATTTTGGTGGAAGCAGGAACATGGGAGGACCATATGGTGGAG GAAACTATGGtcctggaggaagtggaggaAGTGGGGGATATGGAGGGAGGAGTCGTTATTGA